The proteins below come from a single Thalassomonas actiniarum genomic window:
- a CDS encoding mechanosensitive ion channel domain-containing protein — protein MQINVVNNLFTLLIILLIFNIWSEEIQKFALSIAAFIVAIVLATREFIQCFIGFVYILSSRPFRIGDWVQVGNYYGEIHSTDWAKLTLLEVNIHDYQYTGKTLYLPNSQLITSAIKNLNFLKRYAMHHFTLVRDDSVNPFEFIDELYENANLYCDDFKDVAVRYNQLIESRLDITIAGPEPHIQVATSELGHTQVFFTIFCPTERAMEIEQKLTGDFMRLWFERKALAPVDAK, from the coding sequence TTGCAAATCAATGTAGTGAATAACCTTTTCACTTTATTGATTATTTTACTGATTTTTAATATCTGGTCGGAAGAGATTCAAAAATTTGCCCTGTCGATTGCCGCCTTTATTGTTGCGATCGTATTGGCGACCAGGGAGTTCATCCAGTGCTTTATTGGCTTTGTTTATATTTTGTCCAGCCGTCCCTTTCGTATCGGTGACTGGGTTCAGGTAGGGAATTATTATGGCGAGATTCATTCTACGGACTGGGCCAAATTAACCCTGCTGGAAGTGAATATCCATGATTATCAATATACAGGGAAAACCTTGTATTTACCAAATAGCCAGCTGATCACTTCCGCCATTAAAAATTTAAATTTTCTTAAGCGTTATGCCATGCACCATTTCACTTTGGTGCGCGATGACAGTGTCAATCCTTTTGAATTTATCGACGAGCTTTATGAAAACGCAAATTTATATTGTGATGACTTTAAGGATGTAGCCGTTCGCTATAATCAATTAATTGAAAGCCGGTTAGATATCACGATTGCCGGCCCGGAGCCACATATCCAGGTTGCCACATCTGAGCTTGGCCATACCCAGGTCTTTTTTACCATCTTCTGTCCTACCGAAAGGGCGATGGAGATAGAGCAGAAGTTGACCGGGGATTTTATGCGCCTGTGGTTTGAAAGAAAAGCGCTTGCTCCGGTGGATGCTAAATAA
- a CDS encoding POTRA domain-containing protein, protein MVIQRIFGPEELTEEKSRAPGEPLPVKPGIQYVVLFFSWFFCCLCPVSAVLGDEMQDTGTAIKIIGVDGTIKANIQSHLALTDDLFPLSVLGFPRSDAFIIDKTRQALQTLGYYRPEIRVTDQKQGKVLTVEPGQPVRWRNIDLRLTCEQAYPELQQLLNRPPFKSGDIVHHGDYENFKSVVHRQAFEIGLLASAFAVSQLNVDTVQSYADIIRQFNCGQAYIINNDYLYRHGTVPSAAYGLYLSPPDSFTSSIRLSPANRP, encoded by the coding sequence ATGGTAATACAGCGTATCTTTGGCCCGGAAGAACTTACTGAGGAGAAAAGTCGTGCGCCCGGGGAACCATTGCCGGTAAAACCTGGCATTCAATATGTTGTCCTCTTCTTTTCCTGGTTTTTTTGCTGTCTGTGCCCGGTATCGGCGGTATTAGGCGACGAAATGCAAGATACGGGCACTGCCATCAAGATCATCGGCGTCGACGGGACGATAAAAGCCAATATCCAATCCCACCTGGCCCTGACCGATGATTTATTTCCTTTGTCGGTACTGGGGTTCCCGCGTTCCGATGCCTTTATCATAGATAAAACCAGGCAGGCATTGCAGACATTGGGCTATTACCGGCCTGAGATCCGGGTCACAGACCAAAAGCAGGGCAAAGTCTTAACGGTAGAGCCCGGCCAGCCGGTGCGCTGGCGCAATATCGATCTCCGGCTGACCTGCGAGCAGGCCTACCCCGAATTACAGCAACTGCTTAACCGGCCGCCCTTTAAAAGCGGGGATATAGTACATCATGGTGATTATGAGAATTTTAAGTCTGTTGTTCACCGTCAGGCATTTGAAATAGGACTGTTGGCATCGGCATTTGCCGTCAGCCAGCTGAATGTCGATACCGTACAATCTTATGCCGATATCATCCGGCAGTTCAATTGCGGGCAAGCCTATATCATTAACAATGATTACCTTTACCGGCACGGCACTGTCCCATCAGCTGCTTACGGGCTTTACCTGTCTCCCCCGGACAGTTTTACCAGCAGCATAAGATTATCGCCAGCCAACAGGCCTTGA
- the speB gene encoding agmatinase, with amino-acid sequence MTNIFNQADYSIYSNAMTFMRQPLSYEPVNTDADVVVLGLPFDLATSGRSGARMGPGAIRQASVHLAWEGKRFPWPFDLFQHIKLLDAGDLVYASGDAPGFVEQVQNAAELLLAGGRTILALGGDHFVTLPLLRAHAKKYGKMALIHFDAHTDTYSNGSCYDHGTMFFHAPNEGLIDKNSSVQIGIRTAYRASNHGFKVINAVDANDMPVTDIAGKIRETIGDLPVYVTFDIDCLDPAYAPGTGTPVCGGLTTDKVLKILRALAGINIIGMDVVEVAPAYDNSEQTSLAAATIALELLHLWAIRHKNAK; translated from the coding sequence ATGACAAATATCTTTAACCAGGCAGATTATTCCATTTATTCGAATGCGATGACTTTTATGCGCCAGCCCTTAAGTTACGAGCCGGTCAATACCGATGCCGACGTGGTGGTATTAGGCTTGCCGTTTGATCTGGCAACCTCGGGCCGATCCGGTGCACGCATGGGGCCGGGCGCCATTCGCCAGGCGTCGGTACACTTAGCCTGGGAAGGCAAGCGTTTTCCATGGCCGTTTGATTTATTTCAACACATAAAACTGCTTGATGCCGGTGACCTGGTTTATGCCAGCGGTGATGCCCCGGGCTTTGTTGAACAGGTTCAGAATGCCGCAGAGCTGCTCTTGGCTGGGGGCAGAACCATACTGGCATTGGGGGGAGATCACTTTGTAACCTTGCCCCTGCTGCGTGCGCATGCAAAAAAATACGGGAAAATGGCTTTAATTCATTTTGATGCCCACACGGATACCTACAGCAACGGCAGTTGCTACGATCACGGCACCATGTTTTTTCATGCACCCAATGAAGGCTTGATCGACAAAAACAGTTCGGTACAAATCGGGATACGCACCGCCTACCGGGCTAGCAACCATGGCTTTAAAGTGATTAATGCCGTGGACGCCAATGATATGCCGGTGACGGATATTGCCGGGAAAATCCGGGAGACCATCGGCGATTTGCCCGTATATGTGACTTTCGATATCGATTGTTTGGATCCGGCTTATGCGCCGGGGACAGGTACGCCTGTCTGTGGCGGTTTAACTACAGACAAAGTGCTGAAAATACTGCGCGCCCTGGCGGGGATCAATATCATAGGCATGGATGTTGTTGAGGTTGCCCCCGCCTATGACAACAGCGAACAAACCTCGTTGGCGGCGGCGACTATCGCCCTGGAATTATTGCATTTGTGGGCCATCCGGCATAAAAATGCCAAATAA
- the maoP gene encoding DUF413 domain-containing protein yields MKTMLRPGQTPFYGDSRHTHGIARSGCFNTREVQELTMYGNTMQRLFDGMLEPENDEEVRFIADCQTSDESSLYSVRLWKKYLNTLEKLKQHHSFSRSERYNKPELFSDGYFKEAVG; encoded by the coding sequence ATGAAAACTATGTTACGTCCGGGACAGACGCCATTTTATGGTGACAGTCGTCATACTCACGGGATCGCAAGAAGCGGTTGCTTTAACACGCGGGAAGTACAAGAATTGACCATGTATGGCAATACCATGCAGCGGCTTTTTGACGGTATGCTCGAACCTGAAAATGATGAAGAGGTTCGTTTTATCGCAGATTGCCAAACAAGCGATGAAAGCTCGCTTTATTCTGTCAGGCTTTGGAAAAAATACCTTAATACCCTTGAAAAGTTGAAACAGCATCACAGCTTTAGCCGTAGTGAGCGATATAATAAACCTGAGCTTTTCTCGGACGGTTACTTTAAAGAAGCTGTCGGTTAA
- a CDS encoding phosphate-starvation-inducible PsiE family protein: MISDKIREYFDKVVDIVFGIILIFIMIGIAIGTFQLFFTAWTLLALKGVTGHYIDIIADVLTLYVLIELSRSLVEYFNTQKLRLTFIIDAGIVFILREVLIALFKHELKPEMLYALSAFLLVLSALRIGSVLLYEREKHISQ, translated from the coding sequence ATGATCAGTGACAAGATCAGAGAATATTTTGATAAAGTTGTTGATATCGTTTTTGGTATTATTCTCATCTTCATCATGATAGGGATTGCCATAGGCACCTTTCAGCTCTTTTTTACCGCCTGGACGCTGTTAGCCCTGAAAGGGGTAACCGGGCATTACATAGACATTATCGCCGATGTCCTGACTTTATATGTGCTGATTGAACTGTCCCGCTCTCTTGTCGAGTATTTTAATACCCAAAAGCTTCGCCTGACCTTCATCATTGATGCCGGTATTGTTTTTATATTACGCGAAGTGCTTATCGCACTGTTTAAACATGAACTTAAACCTGAAATGCTCTATGCCTTATCGGCTTTTTTGTTGGTGCTCAGCGCACTCCGTATTGGCTCTGTGCTGCTGTATGAGCGTGAAAAACATATTTCCCAATAG
- a CDS encoding MlaC/ttg2D family ABC transporter substrate-binding protein, producing the protein MKKRHYFFVDFLVVLFVVISLLISALAVAATDTPENKVRQTFERIESSLTALKASNGMSKSNIRLVLNEYLLPEVNSRFFAYKVLNKNLLKLSDELKQEFIQELSTQLINTYVHLLSKYNNEVIEIGQSQLSKSGKIAMVDIRINGREKSYKAVLKLIQSDADGWYFFDIIIEGISLVQTKQNEMNASFGRLGAEETLSHLKHINQKALTLTP; encoded by the coding sequence ATGAAAAAAAGGCACTACTTTTTTGTTGATTTCCTGGTGGTTTTGTTTGTCGTTATCAGTTTGCTCATTTCCGCACTGGCGGTAGCGGCAACGGATACTCCAGAAAACAAGGTAAGGCAGACATTTGAGCGCATAGAGTCGTCTTTAACAGCCCTTAAAGCGAGCAACGGCATGAGCAAAAGCAATATCAGACTGGTATTGAACGAATATCTCCTGCCTGAAGTTAACAGCCGATTTTTTGCTTATAAGGTACTCAATAAAAACCTACTTAAATTATCTGACGAACTTAAACAGGAGTTTATTCAGGAGCTCTCGACACAGCTAATAAATACATATGTACACCTGTTGAGTAAATATAACAATGAAGTCATAGAAATAGGCCAGAGTCAGCTTTCGAAAAGCGGCAAAATAGCCATGGTCGACATTAGGATTAACGGGCGCGAAAAAAGTTATAAAGCCGTGCTAAAGTTAATCCAGTCAGACGCAGACGGCTGGTATTTTTTTGATATTATCATTGAAGGCATCAGTTTAGTGCAGACGAAACAAAATGAAATGAACGCAAGTTTTGGCAGGTTAGGGGCCGAAGAGACCTTATCGCATTTAAAACATATTAACCAAAAAGCATTAACGCTCACCCCTTAG
- a CDS encoding ATP-dependent zinc protease, translated as MSDKIIIGRLESIALPELAIDNLQVRVDTGAQTSSLHVDNITKIIKNDKPCVRFDIHPDVHNVDTVVTCTAPISDIRKVKSSNAASEQRYVIKTPITLGKDTWPIEITLTDRSDMSYLMLFGREAIGERFLVDPSKVFINS; from the coding sequence ATGAGTGATAAAATTATTATTGGCCGGCTGGAGTCCATAGCACTGCCTGAACTGGCCATTGACAATCTGCAGGTAAGAGTAGATACCGGCGCACAGACATCTTCTTTACATGTCGATAACATAACCAAGATCATTAAAAATGATAAACCCTGTGTCAGGTTTGATATTCATCCGGATGTGCATAACGTAGACACAGTTGTGACCTGCACAGCGCCGATCAGCGATATCAGAAAGGTCAAATCATCCAACGCTGCTTCCGAGCAGAGATATGTGATTAAAACGCCGATCACTTTAGGGAAAGATACCTGGCCGATAGAAATTACCTTAACCGACCGCTCCGATATGAGTTATTTGATGTTATTCGGGCGTGAGGCGATTGGAGAGAGGTTCCTTGTCGACCCTTCAAAGGTCTTTATCAACTCGTGA
- a CDS encoding translocation/assembly module TamB domain-containing protein, with amino-acid sequence MSIGASINSRLNVRYGTGINADNDIEAGWIIEYRLSPEISFEAISGNEIGTSISYKKQAREIISAGEVFI; translated from the coding sequence GTGTCGATAGGTGCGAGTATTAACAGCCGGTTAAATGTTCGTTATGGTACAGGCATTAATGCCGATAACGACATTGAAGCCGGGTGGATCATAGAATACCGCCTGTCACCGGAAATTTCATTTGAAGCGATCAGTGGTAATGAAATCGGCACCAGTATTAGTTACAAAAAGCAAGCAAGAGAAATAATTTCAGCAGGCGAGGTCTTCATTTAG
- a CDS encoding LysR family transcriptional regulator — protein sequence MIEKIELRWLLSFQSVYEQLSFKQAAEQLQLPTSNVSRHVALLEQQLNLRLLERTTRKMTPTTAGKQLYQSITPLTQGVNEALEEVSLYGNSLSGHLKIILPDLPFMAEIIADFCLQHPRIQLSCDTQLNPEEGLLDGFDLVLNFGRGPLEDSGWVAKEILRWPSCVVAAPQLLKNHPLPRSLDELSTAPCITSLSVLQGMPWRFKQNQTIQVQSNYKVNSGNMARAAALKGLGFAILPTHACQSDIDKGLLIEIDLNCEPEDLVLYAFYSGKKYPLEKVKVFLQHLQSGLLGLE from the coding sequence GTGATTGAAAAAATTGAACTTCGGTGGTTACTTAGCTTCCAGTCTGTATATGAACAACTGAGTTTCAAGCAGGCAGCAGAACAACTTCAATTGCCAACATCCAATGTTAGTCGCCATGTTGCTTTATTAGAGCAACAACTTAATTTAAGGTTATTGGAGCGAACTACACGTAAAATGACCCCGACAACTGCCGGAAAGCAACTCTATCAGTCTATTACCCCCCTCACACAAGGGGTGAATGAAGCACTGGAAGAAGTCTCTTTGTATGGGAATTCACTTTCCGGCCACCTTAAAATCATCTTACCGGACCTACCTTTCATGGCTGAAATCATTGCGGACTTTTGCCTCCAGCACCCGAGAATACAGCTAAGTTGTGATACGCAGTTAAACCCGGAAGAAGGTTTATTAGATGGCTTCGATCTGGTTTTGAACTTTGGCCGTGGGCCATTGGAAGATTCAGGTTGGGTTGCCAAGGAAATTCTGCGTTGGCCAAGTTGCGTGGTTGCCGCACCACAACTTCTTAAAAATCACCCTTTGCCACGTTCACTAGATGAACTGAGCACAGCCCCTTGTATTACCAGCTTGTCTGTACTTCAGGGCATGCCATGGCGATTTAAACAAAACCAAACTATTCAGGTTCAATCTAACTACAAAGTCAATAGCGGCAACATGGCCAGGGCCGCAGCACTGAAAGGACTTGGTTTTGCCATTTTACCCACTCATGCATGCCAGTCAGATATAGACAAAGGACTTCTTATCGAAATTGATTTGAACTGCGAACCGGAAGATCTTGTGTTATATGCGTTTTATTCTGGCAAAAAGTATCCACTTGAGAAAGTGAAAGTATTTTTGCAGCACTTACAGTCAGGACTTCTTGGGCTGGAATGA
- a CDS encoding class II glutamine amidotransferase: MCRFLAYSGEAILMNELVFNASNSLVSQSKHATMRANPLNADGFGLGWYPEHDDDIPGTFVSIEPAWSNRNLIQITSKIKTRHFFAHVRDASAGMPVSQSNCHPFQYGPYLWMHNGRLDQFSKFRRNISKGLSDQAFDYIKGNTDSEYAFALFLDEIAFDPHASAQTLKKAMCTTIEKISRYRQAVDAHSNAFINFALTNGHTGIFTRLSTLADVRPASLFYQAKANAVIVASEPLNRDKEDWVKVERNTLLSVSQGQVITEQI, from the coding sequence ATGTGCAGGTTTTTAGCTTATAGCGGTGAAGCCATTTTAATGAATGAGCTGGTTTTTAACGCCAGCAATTCGTTAGTGAGCCAAAGCAAGCATGCCACCATGCGGGCAAACCCTCTAAATGCCGACGGCTTTGGTCTTGGCTGGTATCCCGAACATGATGATGACATACCGGGAACCTTCGTCAGCATTGAACCGGCCTGGAGTAACCGTAACCTCATTCAAATCACATCAAAAATTAAAACACGCCATTTTTTTGCCCATGTACGTGATGCTTCTGCAGGTATGCCGGTATCGCAGAGCAATTGCCACCCGTTTCAATATGGTCCCTATTTGTGGATGCATAACGGCCGGCTCGATCAATTCAGCAAGTTCAGGCGAAATATCAGTAAAGGCTTATCCGATCAGGCGTTTGATTACATTAAGGGCAATACCGACTCTGAATATGCCTTTGCCTTGTTTTTAGATGAAATCGCCTTTGATCCCCATGCTTCGGCACAGACGCTAAAAAAGGCCATGTGCACTACCATCGAGAAAATAAGCCGATACCGGCAAGCGGTTGATGCCCACAGCAATGCCTTTATCAATTTTGCCCTGACCAATGGCCACACCGGCATATTCACCCGGTTGTCCACGTTAGCAGACGTAAGGCCGGCCTCCTTGTTTTATCAGGCTAAAGCGAATGCCGTCATAGTGGCGTCAGAGCCGTTAAACCGGGATAAGGAAGATTGGGTTAAGGTGGAGCGCAATACCCTGTTATCGGTTAGCCAGGGTCAAGTGATAACAGAACAAATTTAG
- the speA gene encoding biosynthetic arginine decarboxylase: MNKDTLDNVRARYNVRHWSQGYFGINDAGRVYVAPKVENQEQTLDLTAIAEMIHNKGLTLPALVRFPQILHHRVHSLCDAFNHAIQEYGYSEEYLLVYPIKVNQQREVVDEILASQYNREHKQLGLEAGSKAELLAVLALAQKASSVIVCNGYKDKEYVRLALIGEKLGHRVHIVLEKMSELELILAQAKELGVEPRLGLRVRLASQGKGKWQASGGEKSKFGLSAAQVLKTVARLKEAKMLDTLKLLHFHLGSQMANIRDVRFGVAEAARFYCELRKLGAGIACMDVGGGLAVDYDGTRSQSHNSMNYSLAEYAKNIVQTIGDTCKNYDEPMPVIISESGRALTAHHAVLISNVIGAESYQVEAITAPQEDAPILLQNMWHSWLQLNGRNDDRALIEIYHDTQSDITEVHHQFAMGLLNLSQRAWAEQVNLRVCYELNLLMDVKNRFHRPIIDDLAEKLADKFFVNFSLFQSLPDSWGINQVFPVLPLAHLERSDETRAVLLDITCDSDGTIDAYVDGQGVETTLPAPAWRAGEEYLLGFFLVGAYQEILGDMHNLFGDTHSVVVLMDDDGSAEITEINEGDMVEDMLSYVHLDAETFAETYQALVNSKLPENQRSAVFKELVAGLKGYTYLEEL, encoded by the coding sequence ATGAATAAAGATACTCTGGATAATGTACGTGCCCGTTATAACGTACGTCATTGGAGTCAGGGCTATTTTGGTATCAATGATGCCGGAAGAGTATATGTAGCGCCAAAAGTTGAAAACCAGGAACAAACACTGGATTTAACGGCCATTGCAGAGATGATCCACAATAAGGGCCTGACCTTGCCTGCACTGGTGCGTTTTCCGCAAATCCTTCACCACAGGGTCCACAGCTTATGCGACGCTTTTAACCATGCAATCCAAGAATATGGCTACAGTGAAGAATATTTGCTGGTGTACCCCATCAAGGTTAACCAGCAGCGTGAAGTCGTGGATGAAATTCTCGCCAGCCAGTACAACCGTGAACATAAACAACTGGGTTTAGAAGCCGGCAGCAAAGCCGAGTTACTGGCGGTACTGGCACTGGCGCAAAAGGCCTCATCCGTTATTGTCTGTAACGGCTATAAAGACAAAGAATATGTGCGCCTGGCATTAATCGGCGAAAAGCTGGGCCATAGAGTCCATATCGTATTAGAGAAGATGTCCGAACTGGAACTGATCCTGGCACAAGCCAAGGAACTGGGTGTGGAGCCGCGCCTTGGCCTGCGCGTGCGCCTGGCTTCTCAGGGCAAAGGCAAATGGCAGGCAAGCGGCGGGGAAAAGTCCAAATTTGGCCTCTCTGCCGCCCAGGTACTCAAGACGGTGGCAAGACTCAAAGAAGCCAAGATGCTGGATACGCTAAAACTGCTGCATTTTCATTTAGGATCGCAAATGGCCAATATCCGAGATGTCCGCTTCGGTGTTGCTGAAGCAGCCCGCTTTTATTGCGAGTTGCGCAAATTGGGGGCCGGGATCGCCTGCATGGACGTAGGGGGCGGCCTGGCGGTCGATTATGACGGTACCCGCAGCCAATCTCATAATTCCATGAACTACAGCCTGGCCGAATATGCCAAAAATATTGTGCAGACTATAGGGGATACCTGCAAAAATTATGATGAACCTATGCCTGTGATTATTTCCGAATCCGGGCGGGCGTTAACTGCCCACCATGCCGTCCTGATTTCCAATGTCATCGGTGCTGAGTCCTATCAAGTGGAAGCAATAACCGCCCCGCAAGAGGATGCCCCTATATTGCTGCAGAACATGTGGCATTCCTGGCTACAGCTAAACGGGCGCAATGATGACAGGGCCCTGATAGAAATTTATCATGACACCCAAAGCGACATTACCGAAGTGCATCATCAGTTTGCCATGGGCTTATTAAACTTAAGCCAGCGGGCCTGGGCCGAACAGGTCAACCTGCGTGTATGCTACGAGTTAAACCTGCTGATGGATGTCAAAAACCGTTTTCACCGTCCCATCATCGATGATTTGGCAGAGAAACTGGCGGACAAATTTTTCGTTAACTTTTCCCTGTTTCAGTCGTTGCCGGATTCATGGGGCATTAACCAGGTTTTCCCTGTATTGCCTCTAGCCCACCTGGAGCGCTCGGATGAAACCCGTGCGGTATTGCTGGATATCACCTGTGATTCGGACGGTACCATAGACGCCTATGTTGACGGCCAGGGTGTTGAAACCACCTTACCCGCCCCCGCATGGCGGGCTGGAGAAGAATATTTGCTCGGCTTCTTTTTGGTCGGCGCCTACCAGGAAATATTGGGGGATATGCATAATTTGTTTGGGGACACCCATAGCGTTGTGGTCCTGATGGATGATGACGGCAGTGCCGAAATCACTGAAATCAATGAAGGTGATATGGTTGAAGATATGCTGAGCTATGTACATCTGGATGCCGAAACATTCGCCGAAACCTATCAGGCGTTAGTTAACAGCAAATTACCGGAAAATCAGCGCAGTGCGGTTTTTAAGGAGCTGGTTGCCGGATTGAAGGGTTACACCTATTTGGAAGAGCTTTAA
- a CDS encoding FAD-dependent monooxygenase, with protein MNSNNRIAIVGAGVAGLSLAILAKKQGYQVSLYERDCKVSSIGAGVTLWPNAVFILQQMGLEKEIKRLGGVPSYMHQFDHYGIQQGELDIEEVNTLSGFPSVTILRRDLMNILAKELESLGVEILFNCSVTAENIEKLKQEFSLVVGADGRMNSIVRQTLYPEKVQPCYQGFINIIGISQLEEKVLDNVIHDFRGPGERFGIVPIKAGLCFWAGGWSTHLYKERPLSAWYDEMHQRFMNWPEPVQNVLKSYEKESLNRIFVHDIDPLPYWHQNNVLIIGDAAHAPLPTSGQGACQALEDAWHLARNLVKKDELENILAGFYQQRIVKTSAAQTAGRQLAQSIFGDYSEPQLSVSGISAKQLSEFWMQGLEMKST; from the coding sequence ATGAACAGTAACAATCGAATTGCCATTGTCGGTGCAGGCGTCGCCGGGCTATCGCTGGCGATACTTGCTAAAAAACAAGGTTATCAGGTCAGTCTGTATGAGCGAGATTGTAAAGTCTCATCCATTGGAGCAGGTGTGACCTTATGGCCAAATGCAGTTTTTATTTTACAACAGATGGGTTTGGAAAAAGAGATAAAGCGTCTTGGTGGTGTGCCTAGCTATATGCATCAGTTTGATCACTATGGTATCCAGCAAGGTGAGCTTGATATTGAAGAAGTGAACACATTGAGTGGATTTCCTAGTGTAACCATATTGCGTCGTGATCTTATGAACATACTAGCCAAGGAGTTAGAAAGTTTAGGCGTAGAAATACTCTTCAATTGCTCTGTAACAGCAGAAAATATTGAGAAATTGAAGCAAGAATTTTCTCTTGTGGTAGGAGCCGATGGGCGAATGAACTCAATAGTACGTCAGACATTATATCCAGAAAAGGTGCAGCCCTGTTATCAGGGTTTCATTAACATTATTGGTATTAGTCAGTTGGAGGAGAAGGTTTTAGATAACGTTATTCATGATTTTCGCGGCCCAGGTGAGCGCTTTGGAATTGTGCCGATTAAAGCTGGCTTATGTTTTTGGGCTGGGGGATGGAGTACTCACCTTTATAAAGAGCGGCCTCTCTCCGCCTGGTACGACGAAATGCATCAGCGATTTATGAACTGGCCTGAGCCAGTACAAAATGTGCTTAAATCTTATGAAAAAGAGTCCCTCAATCGTATTTTTGTTCATGATATTGATCCCCTGCCCTATTGGCATCAGAACAATGTTTTAATTATTGGAGATGCCGCCCATGCACCTTTGCCGACTTCTGGGCAGGGAGCGTGTCAAGCGTTGGAAGATGCTTGGCATCTTGCCCGGAATTTAGTAAAAAAAGATGAGTTAGAAAACATCCTGGCAGGTTTTTATCAACAGCGTATCGTTAAAACTTCTGCTGCTCAAACCGCAGGGAGACAGTTAGCGCAGAGTATTTTCGGAGACTATTCAGAGCCCCAGCTCTCTGTTTCTGGCATTTCAGCTAAGCAGTTAAGTGAGTTCTGGATGCAGGGGTTAGAAATGAAATCAACATAA